DNA sequence from the Deinococcota bacterium genome:
CGTGATCGCCGAGCGGGTCACCTCTTTGGGTGGCGTGGCCCTGGGCACGGCGCGCATGGCCGCCGCCAACTCGACGCTCGCGGAGTTTCCGGCGGAGGCTGCCCAGGGCGAGGAGCACCTCAAGCTGCTCGTTGACCGCTACGCCGCCTACGCGGCCTCGAGCCGCGCCGCCAGCCGCCGCGCCGCCGAGCTGGACGACCCGACCACCGAGGACATGTACATCGAGATCACCCGGGTAGTCGATAAGGACCTCTACTTCCTCGAGTCCCACCTGCAAGGCAAATAAGTATCTGCCCCTCCGGAGGGCTCCTAGGGGCCCTCCGATGGTTTTGCAATCTTGACCAGATCGCTAGACATTGAGATATCTTTCACCTATAGTATGAGCGTGGACGAAGTTTTTTGGACCGAAGCCGGCGACGAGACAAGGACCGCCGGCGAACGCAACAAGCGCAGATACGCACTGATCAACGACCGGCGGCGGGCGCTCTTCGAGCTCGAGCGCCTGGGCCGGGCCGTCGCCGATCACCCCCGCTGGCAGACGGCGGTCACGGCCCGTCCCTGGCTGCTCCATACCCTGGAGGCCCCTGTCGAAGAGCTCACCGGCAACCTCTGCCCCCACGCCGGCCGGGCGACCGCGGCGGACCTGGAGCGCGACGTGAAGCGGCTCTACGGCGGTCTGATCAGGCTGGCGCGGCTCTGGGTCAAGCTCGAGCGCGGGTCCGCAGCGGCCGAACGTTTCGACCTCGGCTAGCCCGTCTCAGCCAGCTTGCCGAGCTGTGGCCGCCCTTTAGCCCCCTTGCCCTTTAGCCCTCTTGGCCAGTTTGGCGGCCAGCTTGCGCGCCGCCTTGGGACTGACCTCGCCCCACCAGCGCGCTCCTTTTGGCCCTTCGGCGGCCACCACGCAGCTCCTGCTGCACTGGCCCAGACAAAAGGAGCGGCTGATGCGGATGTCGTGGGCGCCCAAGCGTCTGACCTCGCCGCGCAAGGCCCTGGCGACCTCCTCGCTGCCCTCCTCGCGGCAGCTCTTGCCGCGGCAGATGAGCACGTGGACGCGGTAGGACCTGGGCTCGAGTTTTTTCACCGACGTTTCACCACCCCAGACGCTAGCACGTCCTCACCCGCGTCTAGGTGATGGGCAGGTGGCGGGGCGCCGCGGCCGCCGAGCGCAAGGTGGGCTGCCGCACGGGGCGAGACATCAGAAGTCGGCGTGCAGGGTAGAGGACGTGGGCGACAGCTGAGCGTCAAGGTAACACGCGCGGTCCAGCCGGCAGCACTAATTCTTCACAGGGCGCCTCTCAGCGGATGCCCGGCGGCACCTGCGCGGGCGGCGGCTCGGGCAGGTTCTTGGGCGTGGGCACGCCGGGAAGCGATTTGACCATGCCGTTCTCGTTGCAGCCCACGAAGAAGGGGCAGCGCAAACACTCCGACCAGACCCTGGGGTGGAGCTCCCTCGTCTTGTCGATGAGCCCAAAGCCGCACCTTTCGAAAAAGCCCACCGAATAGGTCCAGGCAAAGAGCGTGGGGATGCCGATGCGCCGCGCCTCCGCCTCGCAGGCCGCCACCAGCTTCCTGCCCACGCCGCTCCCGGTGACGCCCGGCTTGACGGCGAGCCCGCGCACCTCGGCGATGTCGCCCCAGAGAACGTGCAAGGCGGCGCAGCCCGCGAACTCCGCGCCCTCCTCGCTCTCCAGTTCAGCGACAAAAAAGTCGCGCAGGTTCTCGAAGATGGTCTGCATGGGGCGCACCAGCATCTTGCCCTGCGCGGCCCAGAGGCCGATCAGCGCGAAGACCTCCGGCACGTCCTCGGCTCGAGCGGGGCGGATGGTGAGCTGTCCAGCCGCCTGGGTTGCAGACGACGGCCCGCCCACGTCAGGGGTTGTCTCGGTAATTGTTTTGGTGATTGCCTCAGTGGTTGCCATGATGATCTCCTGATCCGAGCGTCGCTCTCGCCCGCTCGATCTGGCTGCGGACCTGGCCTGCGGCGGTGCCGCCGTAGGACTCGCGCCGGCCGACGACGCTGTCCAACTCGAGCACCCCGTACACGTCCTCTTCGATAAGCGCGCTCGCCCCCTGCATGGTCGCAAGGTCGAGTTCGCCGAGGTCCTTGCCCTCCTCGAGCCCCTGAGCGACCAGCTTGCCGACGACCTCGTGGGCCTCGCGGAAGGGCAGACCCTTGGTGGCCAGGTAGTCGGCGAGGTCGGTGGCGTTGCTGTAGGCCCGGCCCGCGGCGTCGCGGGTCCTCGCCTCGTGGACCTCTAGCCTGGGCAGCATGTCGGCGTAGAGCCGGAGCGCTACCCCCAGGGTGTCGACGGCGTCGAAGACGCCCTCCTTGTCCTCCTGCATGTCCTTGTTGTAGGCGAGCGGCAGGCCCTTCATGACGGTCAGCAGCGCCGTCAGGCTGCCGTAGACGCGGCCCGTCTTGCCGCGCACGAGCTCGCAGACGTCGGGGTTCTTTTTCTGCGGCATGATCGAGCTGCCGGTGGTGTGCGAGTCGGGCAGGCTGACGAACGAGAACTCCTGGCTGGACCAGAGGATGAGCTCTTCGCTGAGCCTCGACAGGTGCATCATGGCGATGCTGGCGACCCCCAGGAACTCGAGCGCGAAGTCGCGGTCGGAGACGGCGTCGAGCGAGTTGGCCGCCGGGCGGTCGAAGCCCAGCAGGCTGGCGGTCCGCGCTCTGTCGATGGGAAAGGTGGTGCCCGCCAGCGCCCCGGCGCCCAGCGGCGAGACGTTGAGGCGCTTGAGCGAATCTTCAAGCCTCTCCTGGTCGCGGCCGAACATCTCATAGTAGGCGAGCAAATGGTGCGAGAAGAGGACGGGCTGGGCGACTTGCAGGTGGGTGTAGCCGGGCATGACGACGCCCAGGTGCCGCTCGGCGCAGTCGACCAGCACCTGCCGCAGCCGCGAAAACAGCCCGATGAGCGCCAGGCTCTCCTCGCGCAGCCACAGGCGAAAATCGGTCGCCACCTGGTCGTTGCGGCTTCTGGCGCTGTGGAGCTTGCCGCCCACCGGCCCGACGCGCTCGGTCAGGGCGCGCTCCAGGTTCATATGCACGTCCTCGAGCTCGACCTTCCACTCGAAGTCGCCCGCGCGGACCTCGTGCTCGAGCGCGTGCAAGCCCTCGACGATGCGCGCTGCCTCGTCCGCGCTCAAGATGCCCGTCTCGCCCAGCATGGTCGCGTGGGCGACCGAACCCTGGATGTCTTGCAGGGCCAGGCGCTTGTCGAAGCTCACCGAGGCATTGAAGCGCAAGACGAGCTCGTCGGTGGACGCCGTAAAGCGCCCGCCCCACATGCGCCCGCCTTGCGGCTTTGAGATATCGTTGCTCACGGATTTTACCTCGATTCGCGACTCGGGGTTCTCTGGCCCCTAGCCCCCAGACCCTAGTCCCTCTTGACCTGCCAGGTGCCGCCCAGGCGCTTGCTCAGGCGCAGGCAGGCGCTGCCGGGCGTGCTCTCCTGGCGGTAACCCATGCGCCGGTAGTAGGCGAGCCCTTCGTCATGCGCGCTGCCCAGCTCGAGCGAGAGCAGCGGGACGTTCTCCTTGATCGCCAGGGCCTCGACCCTGGTCATCAGCCAGCGGCCGAAGCCCTGGCCGCGGTAGCCTTCCAGCGTGGCGAGCCGGTCGAGCCGCCAGCCGCCCCTCTCCTCGCGCCAGCGCAGGGCCGAGACGATCACGCCCTCGGCGCTCTCCATGACCAGGGCGCCGCCGTGCTCGAGCCAGTCCGCGACCGGGGGGGCGGTCACCTCCTGACCTC
Encoded proteins:
- the dps gene encoding DNA starvation/stationary phase protection protein Dps, coding for MARTKTTGTKHLYKTEIDLSLEARRELTDLSNQQLADTFDLYSQTKQAHWNVKGIHFYQLHKLFDELAASVEPFVDVIAERVTSLGGVALGTARMAAANSTLAEFPAEAAQGEEHLKLLVDRYAAYAASSRAASRRAAELDDPTTEDMYIEITRVVDKDLYFLESHLQGK
- the argH gene encoding argininosuccinate lyase; its protein translation is MWGGRFTASTDELVLRFNASVSFDKRLALQDIQGSVAHATMLGETGILSADEAARIVEGLHALEHEVRAGDFEWKVELEDVHMNLERALTERVGPVGGKLHSARSRNDQVATDFRLWLREESLALIGLFSRLRQVLVDCAERHLGVVMPGYTHLQVAQPVLFSHHLLAYYEMFGRDQERLEDSLKRLNVSPLGAGALAGTTFPIDRARTASLLGFDRPAANSLDAVSDRDFALEFLGVASIAMMHLSRLSEELILWSSQEFSFVSLPDSHTTGSSIMPQKKNPDVCELVRGKTGRVYGSLTALLTVMKGLPLAYNKDMQEDKEGVFDAVDTLGVALRLYADMLPRLEVHEARTRDAAGRAYSNATDLADYLATKGLPFREAHEVVGKLVAQGLEEGKDLGELDLATMQGASALIEEDVYGVLELDSVVGRRESYGGTAAGQVRSQIERARATLGSGDHHGNH
- a CDS encoding (2Fe-2S) ferredoxin domain-containing protein; amino-acid sequence: MKKLEPRSYRVHVLICRGKSCREEGSEEVARALRGEVRRLGAHDIRISRSFCLGQCSRSCVVAAEGPKGARWWGEVSPKAARKLAAKLAKRAKGQGG
- a CDS encoding N-acetyltransferase, giving the protein MATTEAITKTITETTPDVGGPSSATQAAGQLTIRPARAEDVPEVFALIGLWAAQGKMLVRPMQTIFENLRDFFVAELESEEGAEFAGCAALHVLWGDIAEVRGLAVKPGVTGSGVGRKLVAACEAEARRIGIPTLFAWTYSVGFFERCGFGLIDKTRELHPRVWSECLRCPFFVGCNENGMVKSLPGVPTPKNLPEPPPAQVPPGIR
- a CDS encoding GNAT family N-acetyltransferase, with translation MAPASQGQGPALAERKTVPSAAALRVARLADTPAIAALYREAGGQEVTAPPVADWLEHGGALVMESAEGVIVSALRWREERGGWRLDRLATLEGYRGQGFGRWLMTRVEALAIKENVPLLSLELGSAHDEGLAYYRRMGYRQESTPGSACLRLSKRLGGTWQVKRD